Proteins co-encoded in one Nicotiana sylvestris chromosome 7, ASM39365v2, whole genome shotgun sequence genomic window:
- the LOC138873154 gene encoding uncharacterized protein yields the protein MSFGLKNARATYIRAMITIFHDMIHKEIEVYVDDIIINYKRSSDHIAYLKKFFDRLRKYNLKFNRAKCAFGVPSGKLLGFIVSRRGIEMLRKDAAIDWSEECQKALDKIKEYLSKLPILIPPEPGRPLLLYFSVLDRAFGCILGQHDETRRNEQAIYYLSKKFTLYEARRRYHRGIDGWRMFFNGAANFKGVGIEAVLVSETGQHYSVSTKLRFPCTNIMEEYKACILGLRLAIDMNVQELLVIGDSDLLVHQVLGEWATKNTKIFPYFVLCTRADQEVHKDRIPRIQNEFADALATLSSMIQHPDNNFIDPIQIRIHKQPSYCVHVEEEIDGNPWFHNIKKYQEKREHPETVIHT from the exons ATGTCGTTTGGTCTAAAGAACGCTAGAGCCACCTACATAAGAGCCATGATAACCattttccacgacatgatacacaaggaaatagaggtgtacgtggatgacatTATCATCAATTATAAAAGGAGTTCCGATCACATTGCATACTTGAAGAAATTTTTTGACCGGCTTCGAAAATACAATTTGAAGTTTAATCGTGCAAAGTGTGCCTTTGGAGTCCCTTctggaaagttgttaggattcatcgtcagtcgccgagggattga gatgctgaggaaagatgctgcaATAGACTGGAGTGAAGAATGCCAGAAAGCCTTAGATAAAATCAAGGAGTATTTATCTAAACTGCCAATTCTGatcccaccagaaccaggaagacctctgCTGCTTTATTTTTCCGTATTGGACAGAGCTTTTGGTTGcattctgggacaacatgatgaaacgagAAGAAATGAGCAAGCGATATAttatctgagcaagaaattcacacttTATGAAGCCCG GAGAAGATATCACCGAGGCAtagatggttggagaatgttcttcaatGGAGccgcaaacttcaaaggagtaggTATCGAAGCTGttttagtatcagaaaccggacAACACTATTCGGTATCCACAAAACtcaggtttccatgcaccaacatTATGGAAGAATATAAGGCTTGCATCTTAGGACTCAggttggccattgacatgaatgttcaggAGCTGTTGGTAATTGGAGATTCTGATCTTTTAGTGCACCAAGTTCtaggagaatgggctacgaagAACACCAAAATATTTCCATATTTTGTACTGTGTACAAGAGCTGatcaagaggttcacaaagatagaattccaagGATTCAAAATGAGTTCGCAGATGCGTTAGCCACTttgtcttccatgatacaacacccagacaataatttcattgatcctatccaAATAAGAATTCATAAGCAGCCATCTTATTGTGTACATGTTGAAGAAGAGATTGATGGAAATCCATGGTTCCACAATATAAAAAAGTACCAGGAAAAAAGAGAACACCCAGAGACTGTTATCCATACATAG